A single region of the Apium graveolens cultivar Ventura unplaced genomic scaffold, ASM990537v1 ctg7846, whole genome shotgun sequence genome encodes:
- the LOC141704434 gene encoding histidine kinase CKI1-like, whose amino-acid sequence MAMQEDFVTLQDVANRSNCHATTSALPGSGAVLVPSSLMFNYWHSRGKSIEQDVRLFSQNLQQEILYGVGVKADLFSPLQSSANNLARILSSRVNATQLPIPVIEFEVAPLLFQAFSTIPYVSQVSFIGKDGLLFSYYNGANQQPVAVYTNTSLFPVDKEMALENYNLTCYSQPVNRENGELFGIVTLHPCTSLVPSILVALDSANGNSSVGHSWIDSQDILFFNTALMDGRGAVSMGFETKGIVQSLSGNIRNDGSLFLATKDGQVLNKANIQNTRIVIDSNNSVAFVLSNQSGDKLEGHIVGNLTCQENDGTLQPKTITASGTKYDAYCSQVEILGVDTVFLLAMPLEGPERSLHKHFSISYQYLFATIGLIFVLTVLFVVIVVVALKRVIQLGVALRKQKDATAQVERKCIQKSTNYASASHDVRGSLAGIAGLIEIALIQVDRGSDLEANIMRMKTCSDDLLAILNNILDRSKLEAGKVPLDEEEFEVSKLIEDVTDLFHAVGIKKGVDVVLDLSDGSVNKFDHVKGDRKKLRQVLSNLLSNAVKFTSEGYVSVRAYARKPRSSSSRLNSTRKGPWSWLLWILGIEACTDYGTTVNSFQKNENCVEFIFEVDDTGVGIPKDKQETVFDNYAQIKETSAGKEGTGLGLGIVQSLVRLMGGDIEIVDKDACKRGTCFKFNTYFSVCETDQRISSGRDQSDDIESVGGRMSSGESYSARSLNLIISPNTEGSQVVIFIKNEERRKVCKKFYERQGLKVLVTRNIEELSTTLKKIRNKGVLSSSRSSKRSDALLQAITVPRNSSTRSKEVPLSSLDGTDQEIPPTHRRSTTRGSVVPSFILIVIDTDGAPFRELSRVVAEFRKNIATGFNSVVWLDRPGSNNIQLQGLSEDKLPASDIIISQPFHGSRLYQVLKLLPEFGGEMPEATPASIHSETLTISSETTTAVNEASTSVSQTRPVASSSLEIKEADKPLSGKKVLLVEDEPLLQKIATTILSMLGAITEVCANGQEAVLTVCEALNGQRASHVLPYDCIFMDCEMPVMNGIEATRRIREEEAKFKVHIPIFAVSAHTDGEEIRLMKDAGVDYNLSKPLNVARIEEVTKLFLDN is encoded by the exons ATGGCAATGCAGGAAGATTTTGTTACTCTGCAAGATGTTGCTAATCGATCTAATTGTCATGCGACCACTAGTGCTCTTCCTGGTTCTG GGGCAGTACTGGTGCCTTCAAGTTTGATGTTTAACTACTGGCACAGTAGAGGTAAGAGTATAGAACAAGATGTGAGGCTGTTTTCGCAAAACCTTCAACAGGAAATACTTTATGGGGTTGGAGTGAAGGCGGATTTGTTTTCACCACTGCAATCATCAGCAAACAACCTGGCAAGAATCCTAAGTTCCCGTGTGAATGCAACACAACTACCGATTCCCGTCATTGAATTTGAG GTGGCTCCTCTGTTATTTCAAGCATTCTCAACGATTCCATATGTGTCTCAAGTATCATTCATTGGAAAAGATGGTTTGTTATTTTCATATTACAATGGAGCCAATCAGCAACCTGTTGCAGTTTATACAAACACCTCATTATTTCCGGTGGACAAGGAAATGGCTTTAGAAAATTATAACCTCACTTGCTATTCTCAGCCTGTGAATCGCGAAAACGGGGAATTATTTGGAATTGTTACTTTGCATCCGTGTACATCGCTTGTTCCATCAATCCTAGTGGCCCTGGATAGTGCAAATGGAAATTCTTCAGTAGGACATTCGTGGATTGATAGCCAAGATATTTTGTTCTTTAACACCGCTCTTATGGATGGGAGAGGAGCAGTATCTATGGGGTTTGAAACAAAGGGGATAGTGCAATCCTTAAGTGGAAACATCAGAAATGATGGGAGCTTGTTTTTGGCTACGAAGGATGGGCAAGTACTTAACAAAGCAAACATTCAGAACACTAGAATTGTTATTGACAGTAACAATTCTGTTGCATTTGTGTTGTCAAATCAAAGCGGTGATAAATTAGAGGGCCATATTGTTGGCAATCTTACATGCCAAGAAAACGATGGCACACTACAACCTAAGACTATCACCGCTTCTGGAACAAAGTATGATGCATATTGTTCTCAAGTTGAAATCCTTGGGGTAGATACG GTTTTCTTATTGGCTATGCCACTTGAGGGACCAGAGAGATCCCTGCACAAACACTTCAGTATATCGTACCAGTATCTTTTTGCGACGATCGGCCTAATATTCGTTCTAACTGTTCTTTTTGTTGTCATAGTTGTTGTAGCATTAAAAAGAGTGATACAGTTGGGTGTTGCATTAAGGAAACAAAAGGATGCAACAGCTCAAGTAGAAAGGAAATGTATCCAGAAGAGTACAAACTACGCAAGTGCAAGCCATGATGTCCGTGGCTCTCTAGCAGGGATTGCCGGTCTAATAGAAATAGCCCTGATTCAAGTTGATCGTGGATCTGATTTGGAGGCAAATATAATGCGCATGAAAACTTGTTCCGACGATCTTTTAG CTATTCTGAACAACATACTGGACAGAAGTAAGCTAGAAGCCGGAAAAGTCCCCCTTGACGAAGAAGAATTTGAAGTGTCGAAGTTAATTGAGGATGTCACTGACTTGTTTCATGCTGTTGGGATCAAGAAAGGCGTTGATGTTGTGTTGGATCTCAGTGATGGTTCTGTCAACAAGTTTGATCACGTTAAAGGTGATCGTAAAAAGCTGAGACAGGTACTATCAAATTTACTAAGTAATGCTGTAAAATTTACCTCGGAAGGGTATGTTTCGGTAAGAGCATATGCTAGAAAACCAAGAAGTTCTAGTTCAAGACTCAATTCAACTAGGAAAGGTCCCTGGTCATGGTTATTATGGATTCTAGGGATTGAAGCCTGTACCGATTATGGAACAACTGTGAACAGTTTTCAAAAGAATGAAAATTGCGTGGAGTTTATCTTTGAGGTCGATGATACAGGAGTCGGCATTCCCAAAGATAAACAAGAAACTGTTTTTGATAATTACGCCCAAATCAAGGAGACATCAGCTGGAAAAGAGGGCACGGGCCTCGGACTTGGTATCGTTCAATCTTTG GTACGCTTAATGGGCGGGGATATAGAGATTGTTGATAAAGATGCGTGCAAAAGAGGGACTTGCTTCAAGTTCAACACGTATTTTTCTGTATGTGAAACAGACCAGAGGATTAGCAGTGGAAGAGATCAATCTGACGATATTGAAAGTGTCGGTGGTCGCATGTCATCTGGTGAATCCTATTCAGCTCGAAGTCTGAACTTAATTATCAGCCCAAACACTGAAGGATCCCAAGTTGTGATCTTCATTAAAAATGAAGAAAGGCGGAAAGTTTGTAAGAAATTCTACGAAAGACAAGGACTCAAAGTGTTGGTCACGAGGAACATTGAAGAACTTTCGACTACTTTAAAGAAAATCAGGAACAAGGGAGTTCTTTCTTCAAGCCGTTCTTCCAAGAGGTCtgatgcacttcttcaagctataACTGTACCTCGCAATTCAAGTACAAGATCCAAAGAAGTGCCGTTGAGTTCTCTAGATGGAACTGATCAGGAGATTCCCCCCACGCATAGAAGGTCAACCACGAGAGGAAGTGTTGTTCCAAGCTTTATACTGATTGTGATTGATACGGATGGTGCACCATTCCGTGAGCTTAGCAGAGTTGTAGCAGAATTCAGGAAAAACATTGCTACAGGTTTTAACAGTGTCGTCTGGCTAGATAGACCTGGATCTAATAATATTCAGCTACAAGGCCTCAGTGAAGACAAACTTCCTGCAAGCGATATCATCATCTCCCAGCCTTTCCACGGATCACGTCTGTATCAAGTACTAAAGCTTCTTCCCGAGTTTGGGGGAGAGATGCCAGAGGCCACCCCAGCATCGATACATAGCGAGACACTAACCATCAGCTCGGAAACAACTACTGCCGTCAATGAAGCTAGTACTTCTGTATCTCAGACAAGGCCAGTTGCATCATCTTCTTTAGAAATTAAAGAAGCTGATAAACCATTGAGTGGGAAGAAAGTGCTGCTTGTAGAGGATGAGCCACTGCTTCAAAAAATTGCTACTACCATTCTTTCTATGCTTGGGGCAATTACTGAAGTATGCGCTAATGGGCAAGAGGCTGTGCTGACTGTCTGCGAAGCCCTTAATGGTCAAAGGGCATCTCATGTTTTGCCTTACGATTGCATTTTCATGGACTGCGAG ATGCCAGTCATGAATGGAATCGAAGCAACCAGGCGCATCAGAGAAGAAGAGGCTAAATTCAAAGTGCACATACCCATTTTTGCTGTGAGTGCACACACAGATGGTGAAGAGATACGGCTAATGAAAGATGCGGGAGTGGATTACAACTTGTCCAAACCCTTGAATGTCGCAAGGATTGAAGAAGTTACCAAACTTTTTCTCGACAACTAA